GGCCTGATCACAGCTTTTACCACTCCAGCCACCTCGACCCTGTTGCCCCAATTGGTCCCGGAGGAACACCTGGCCCGCGCCAACGGCTTGATGGGTATGGGCCTGCAGAGCGCACAACTGGTGGGGCTGCTGGCGGGAGCAGGCCTGGTGGCCTGGCTGGGCAATCCCCAGACCCTGCTTCTGGACGCCGCCACCTTCCTGATCAGCGCCGCTGCCTATCTGCTTATCCGTCTTCCTGAAAGGGCAAAGGCGCCAAAGGAGGAAAGCTACTGGAGCGCTTTTGTAGCGGGCCTCCAGACTTTACGCCAGTATCCAGGGTTTGCCCTAATTCCAGTGCTGGCCTTTGTCGTGAACGTGGCTTTTGCCCCGGTGCAGATGTTGTTGCCTGCACATATTGAACTGCTGCGGCTGCCAGAAGCGTACTACGGTGTCGCGCTGGCACTCGTAATGGGGGGGATGCTGGCGGGGAGTCTCGGTATTACCGCTATCGGGAACCGTTTCGCTCCAAAGCTAGCGCTTCCGCTGGGGCTGGGAGCCGCTGGCTTATCACTGGCCATGATGGCCCTGAGTCATATGCCCACGCTTTTTTATATGGCGCTGGTACTCCTTGGCTTAGGTTTGGCGCTCACCAATACCGCTATTGCCTATCTAGGCCAGACGGTGATTCCCGCTGAATTCCGGGGACGGGTGTTTGGCCTGATTGGTGCCAGTGGCATGGCCGGAATGCCCCTGGCCATGATCCTGCTAGGTCCTGCCGCCGACGCATACGGGAGTCGCCTACTGTGGCTGGTCGCAGCGGCAGCGGTGCTGGTGAGTGCTGGGGTATGGGTGGTAAAGAGCCGCATTAAGCTTGTCAGTCTGAATGCTTATTGATAACGGCGTAAGTTGGCGTCCATAAGCTGACGGGGCAGGTGAATATAGCGGACCCGCTGCCAGGCGGTGACAAGCCTCTTTTTCAGCGCTCTTATGGAGTGGGCACAAAAGTTCCCCAACACATTGCGCTTGACGTAGGCCCACACCAACTCGATCGGGTTCAACTCTGGAGCATACGGAGGCAGAAAGATCAGAGAGAGGCGTTCGTGGGAACCCACGAACGCCTGGGTTACTTTCGCGTGATGAATTCTCGCATTGTCCAGCACCACGACGATGTTCCCCTGAACTTGGCGCAGGATGTGCCCAAAGAATCGTATGACTTCTCTACTCCGGATCGCTCCGGATATTGTGTGCTGGAAGAATCGTCCATCTGAAGTGATCGCCCCAATCGTTGAAAGCTTCTCCCAGTTTGCTCTGAGCTTGACCAGGGGCGTGACGCCCCTCACCCCCCATGTCCGTCGCTGGACTCCTTTCAGAGAGAATCCGACTTCATCCAGATAGATGATTGTGGCTCCCTCAGCGACCTTTTTTTCCAACTC
The sequence above is a segment of the Deinococcus radiophilus genome. Coding sequences within it:
- a CDS encoding IS630 family transposase, which encodes MEWQPNQYSRAQLEERRLAATEWLQQGSHTHREIAAHFGVSVLTVTSWSARLRKKGSLQATVSSGRPARLTESQHDQLRTLLQEGALQHGFPDETWTTKRVAELIGRHFDVWYHHDHVRKILRKLGFSPQMPDGRAAERNELRIASWREQVLPELEKKVAEGATIIYLDEVGFSLKGVQRRTWGVRGVTPLVKLRANWEKLSTIGAITSDGRFFQHTISGAIRSREVIRFFGHILRQVQGNIVVVLDNARIHHAKVTQAFVGSHERLSLIFLPPYAPELNPIELVWAYVKRNVLGNFCAHSIRALKKRLVTAWQRVRYIHLPRQLMDANLRRYQ
- a CDS encoding MFS transporter, producing MTSTPSGPLWTRSFTIYWLAGLQSVFGNSLTSVVVAVLVYGMTGQSSAMGLTLALGLLPGLVSPFAGVVVDRVALKPLLFLGDLLRGLLVLALGLALLGGEVSLFWLNTVVFLSGLITAFTTPATSTLLPQLVPEEHLARANGLMGMGLQSAQLVGLLAGAGLVAWLGNPQTLLLDAATFLISAAAYLLIRLPERAKAPKEESYWSAFVAGLQTLRQYPGFALIPVLAFVVNVAFAPVQMLLPAHIELLRLPEAYYGVALALVMGGMLAGSLGITAIGNRFAPKLALPLGLGAAGLSLAMMALSHMPTLFYMALVLLGLGLALTNTAIAYLGQTVIPAEFRGRVFGLIGASGMAGMPLAMILLGPAADAYGSRLLWLVAAAAVLVSAGVWVVKSRIKLVSLNAY